One window from the genome of Salvia miltiorrhiza cultivar Shanhuang (shh) chromosome 7, IMPLAD_Smil_shh, whole genome shotgun sequence encodes:
- the LOC130991968 gene encoding mitochondrial import inner membrane translocase subunit Tim9-like, translating to MDKNFLATDLSSLSESDQARISSIIDQMQTRDSLSLYNKLSQRCFDDCVTTFYRKALGKQEEICVRRCTEKFLRLSTRVAMRFAELNQDGSPQ from the exons ATGGATAAGAACTTCCTAGCAACggatctctcatctctctccgaGTCGGATCAAGCCCGAATTTCTTCGATTATCGACCAGATGCAAACGCGCGACAG CCTTAGTTTGTATAACAAGCTTTCACAAAGATGCTTCGATGACTGTGTAACAACCTTCTACCGTAAAGCACTAGGTAAGCAAGAAGAAATTTGTGTGAGGAGATGCACAGAGAAGTTCTTGAGGCTCTCAACAAGGGTGGCGATGAGGTTTGCTGAACTCAACCAAGATGGTTCGCCAcaatag
- the LOC130991967 gene encoding fasciclin-like arabinogalactan protein 4, whose amino-acid sequence MAISIFIPNFAPLTLLYFLLLPSPISSLNITLLLSSYPSFSTFNSLLSATGIAADLASRSSLTILAVPNSLLHSSSAPNLPDVLRYHVLLEYLSLPDLRRIPPAGKLVATLLQTTGRAAADSGAVNITVDSSATITFHSPASNATLLSPIKTLPYNISILSLNSLLIPPDPDLAASETRPPLGLNITSTLINGHDFNVAAAMLAASGVISEFEADEGGAGITMFVPTDEAFADLPASAKFQSLPADRKAAVLRFHVLHSYYPLGSLESIVNPVQPTLATEQNGAGSFTLNISRVNGSVGIDTGIVQASVTQTVFDQNPVAIFGVSRVLLPREFFGRDPIELYKPNNGGAPPPDIAPSPENYGPAYHLSAAAGGGVGILWIFWGFLVYRNILFSYL is encoded by the coding sequence ATGGCTATCTCAATCTTCATTCCCAATTTTGCCCCTCTAACCCTCCTCTATTTCCTCCTCCTACCCTCCCCCATTTCCTCCCTCAACATCACCCTCCTCCTCTCTTCCTATCCCTCCTTCTCCACCTTCAACTCCCTCCTCTCCGCCACCGGCATCGCCGCCGATCTCGCCTCCCGCTCCTCCCTCACCATCCTCGCCGTCCCcaactccctcctccactccTCCTCCGCCCCCAACCTCCCTGACGTCCTCCGCTACCACGTCCTCCTCGAGTACCTCTCCCTCCCCGACCTCCGCCGCATCCCCCCAGCCGGCAAGCTCGTCGCAACCCTCCTACAGACCACCggccgcgccgccgccgactccGGCGCCGTCAACATCACCGTCGACTCCTCCGCCACAATCACATTCCACTCCCCGGCCTCCAACGCCACCCTCCTCTCCCCAATCAAAACCCTACCTTACAACATCTCGATCCTCTCCCTCAATTCGCTCCTCATCCCCCCCGATCCCGATCTCGCCGCCTCGGAGACGCGCCCCCCGCTAGGGCTCAACATCACCAGCACGCTCATCAACGGCCACGATTTCAACGTCGCGGCGGCGATGCTCGCCGCGTCGGGGGTGATTTCGGAATTCGAGGCGGACGAAGGCGGCGCCGGGATCACGATGTTCGTCCCCACCGACGAGGCCTTCGCCGACCTCCCGGCGTCGGCGAAATTCCAGTCGCTGCCGGCCGATCGGAAGGCGGCTGTGCTTCGGTTCCACGTGCTCCACTCCTACTACCCGCTCGGCTCGCTCGAGTCGATCGTGAACCCGGTCCAGCCAACGCTCGCCACGGAGCAGAACGGGGCGGGTAGCTTCACCCTCAACATCTCCCGGGTTAACGGATCGGTAGGAATCGACACCGGCATCGTGCAGGCGTCGGTGACGCAGACGGTTTTCGATCAGAACCCCGTCGCCATTTTCGGGGTTTCCAGAGTGCTGTTGCCGCGGGAATTTTTCGGGAGAGATCCGATTGAGCTCTACAAGCCTAATAACGGTGGAGCTCCGCCTCCGGATATTGCGCCATCGCCGGAGAATTACGGCCCGGCGTATCATTTgtcggcggcggcgggtggAGGAGTGGGGATTTTGTGGATATTTTGGGGTTTTTTGGTGTACaggaatattttattttcgtatttGTAA
- the LOC130991853 gene encoding probable disease resistance protein RPP1 — MPKLFDLMFQCGSVREGERNDEESVLEGLQPHANANLKKLEIYGFKGKRFPEWIEKMAVRDGPQASWVALENLIQITLERCSECEEIPQLEHLPNLKSLSLIGLEKVRFINSSFSKLMSLNIDCLEGLECLPDWLFYKNQNLSKLEIRQCPKLRELPDGLDTLNSLEKLVIHDCPNLKSIGNPSGREGQSQGILRELVIERCEGLMVLPRQMLESWAPTIECLELKGLSSLKNLPMVIGCLAKAAHLTNLKIVGVPIASVKSWALGRSRELVIDVSEELSMESSVGMKEPVDALLQGCCNSLTNFTLRGVQNWEWLPESIQHLTALNVLNLHNLGVEELPEWLGNLPSLRSLTLNSCNKLRHLPSCWDALEVLYIEDCGELHIDPAEWHNNSPNLTIWVDGRQIKPCSKN; from the coding sequence ATGCCAAAGTTATTTGATTTAATGTTCCAATGTGGTTCTGTCAGAGAAGGTGAAAGAAATGATGAGGAGAGTGTGTTGGAAGGCCTCCAGCCTCATGCAAATGCCAATCTGAAGAAGTTAGAGATTTATGGATTCAAAGGCAAAAGATTTCCAGAGTGGATTGAGAAGATGGCAGTACGGGATGGACCTCAAGCCTCTTGGGTAGCACTTGAAAACTTGATTCAGATAACACTCGAGAGGTGCTCAGAATGTGAGGAAATCCCACAGCTGGAGCACTTGCCAAATCTCaaatctctttctttgataGGATTGGAGAAGGTGAGGTTCataaattcttcattttctaaattaatgTCCCTCAATATAGATTGCTTAGAGGGATTGGAATGTCTGCCAGATTGGTTGTTTTATAAGAATCAGAATCTCTCAAAGTTGGAGATAAGGCAATGCCCCAAGTTGAGAGAATTACCAGATGGACTGGACACCCTCAATTCTCTGGAGAAGTTGGTTATACATGATTGTCCAAATCTGAAGTCAATAGGGAATCCAAGTGGCAGAGAAGGACAATCACAAGGAATCCTACGCGAACTCGTGATTGAAAGGTGCGAAGGGTTGATGGTTTTGCCACGTCAAATGCTAGAGTCATGGGCGCCAACAATCGAGTGTCTCGAATTGAAGGGATTAAGCAGCCTAAAGAATCTGCCGATGGTAATTGGCTGCCTCGCTAAGGCAGCTCATCTCACAAATTTGAAAATTGTTGGTGTTCCGATTGCTAGTGTCAAGAGTTGGGCTTTAGGCCGCTCAAGAGAATTAGTGATAGATGTGAGTGAGGAGTTGTCAATGGAGAGTAGTGTTGGCATGAAAGAGCCTGTGGATGCCTTATTGCAAGGATGCTGCAACTCACTTACTAATTTCACCTTAAGAGGGGTGCAAAATTGGGAGTGGTTACCAGAATCAATTCAACATCTCACAGCTCTTAATGTGTTAAACTTGCATAATTTAGGGGTAGAAGAATTGCCAGAATGGTTGGGGAACCTTCCATCCCTACGGAGCTTAACTCTAAATAGTTGCAACAAGTTGAGGCATCTGCCCTCTTGCTGGGATGCATTGGAGGTTTTATATATCGAAGATTGTGGAGAATTACACATTGATCCTGCAGAGTGGCACAACAACTCTCCCAATCTCACCATCTGGGTTGACGGCCGCCAGATTAAACCTTGCAGCAA
- the LOC130991765 gene encoding putative disease resistance protein RGA1 isoform X2 — MDGGGVSSAAIEVLVQNLINVFKEERSLLRGLDGDAQQLQRTLVMIQAYLNDAEKKSITQDAVKIWLTELEAVAFDADNVVDELSYHLLHKKVNKMKTRKDKVLSCFSSLNHISLRRNMALRIKQINATFESMNKRATDLDLQSIVVNAPAAAALNASFETDSLSLDPIFIGRDDDVPKLVEMLTHTHSEERIFSIIALVGMGGMGKTTLTRKVFNHEKMKTRFGSHIWVHVSQSFDPIIIFNKILSTLTSHTGVGVESREVLLQKLQEALKAKTYLLVLDDIWNQDVPTWEGFINSLSGVTSTKGNGIIITTRNEKVASIVKPFDIHMLKGLSDEDCWSIIKAKTFDENGDQVPSGLEMIGKKIAERCQGLPLAANVVGGVLRCKSQEEWLEVEQRWLTDVDGDNISKILRLSFDNLSSPSLKKCFTYCSIFPKGGKIVKQELIEQWMAEGFLQPNRRDDMESVGDMFFNMLLQNSLLQVAGRDDIGNVESCAMHDLVHDLASSVLGSNNADGCNQIRYITLQGSKPVSKQVAKYLRTLFLVGEEIPGNMFSNLESLHVLTLKSRGVKELPNSVRKLIHLRNLDISNTQIENLPDWISEFHHLQTLRAKWLWNRRFLLPSTLKYLINLRHLYIDYRVKLPAEIGRLTCLQTLRHFRVGDNKGHRIEELGSLKNLKGKLKISSLEKVHSKEEAEKAKIFEKPNLFDLGFEWDYSREGERNVDESVLEGLQPHANANLKKLEIDGFKGKRFPEWIEKMAVRDGPQASWLPLENLIEITLRRCSECEEIPQLEHLPNLKSLSLIGLEKVRFINSSFSKLMSLKIEELEGLECLPDWLFYKNQNLSELEIRKCPRLRELLDGLDTLNSLEKLVIHDCPNLKSIGNPSGREGQSQGILRQLMIERCQGLMVLPRQMLESWAPTIESLELRGLSSLKNLPMVIDCLAKAASLRVSTIVGVPKFFMSTDSVESCWGLGCLEWLEIDVSEEWSMESSVGIKQTVDALLYGCCNSLTWLYLRGVENWEWLPESIQHLTALDRLVLHNLGVEELPEWLGNLPSLRFLRLNSCNKLRRLPSCWGDALKELHIEDCGELRIDHIPAEWHNNFPNLTVWVDGRKIKPCSNLQQC, encoded by the exons ATGGATGGAGGAGGTGTGTCTTCTGCAGCCATTGAAGTTCTTGTTCAAAACCTCATCAACGTGTTCAAAGAAGAGCGGTCTCTACTTCGAGGTCTCGATGGAGATGCCCAACAGCTGCAGAGGACTTTGGTGATGATTCAAGCCTACTTGAATGACGCTGAGAAGAAATCCATCACCCAAGATGCCGTCAAGATCTGGTTGACGGAGCTTGAAGCTGTGGCTTTCGATGCTGATAATGTTGTGGATGAACTCAGCTATCATCTTCTCCACAAAAAAGTCAACAAAATGAAGACACGCAAGGATAAGGTACTATCATGCTTCTCATCCTTGAATCATATCTCACTTCGGCGTAACATGGCTCTTAGAATCAAACAAATCAATGCCACTTTCGAGTCTATGAACAAGAGGGCAACAGATCTTGACCTTCAAAGCATAGTTGTGAATgcacctgctgctgctgctctgaaTGCTTCCTTTGAGACTGATTCATTGTCTCTTGATCCAATCTTTATTGGAAGAGATGATGATGTGCCTAAACTAGTTGAGATGCTCACCCACACCCACTCAGAGGAACGGATCTTCTCCATCATTGCTCTTGTTGGAATGGGAGGTATGGGGAAAACTACGTTGACTAGAAAAGTCTTCAATCATGAAAAGATGAAGACTCGATTTGGATCACATATTTGGGTTCATGTTTCTCAAAGCTTTGATCCGATCATTATTTTCAACAAAATCCTTTCAACATTGACTTCACATACTGGTGTGGGAGTTGAGAGTAGGGAAGTTCTCCTGCAAAAGCTTCAAGAAGCTTTGAAAGCTAAAACTTATCTTCTTGTTCTTGATGATATATGGAATCAAGATGTTCCGACATGGGAAGGCTTTATAAATTCTTTGTCGGGAGTAACTTCTACTAAAGGAAATGGCATCATCATCACTACCAGGAATGAGAAGGTTGCTTCAATTGTGAAGCCATTTGACATTCATATGTTAAAAGGCTTATCAGATGAAGATTGCTGGTCCATTATCAAGGCTAAAACTTTTGATGAAAATGGAGATCAAGTACCATCAGGATTGGAGATGATTGGGAAAAAGATTGCCGAAAGATGTCAAGGTCTGCCCTTAGCTGCCAATGTGGTCGGGGGAGTGCTTCGCTGTAAATCTCAAGAAGAGTGGCTCGAAGTCGAACAGAGATGGCTTACAGATGTTGATGGAGATAACATCTCTAAAATTTTGAGATTGAGCTTTGATAATTTGTCTTCACCGTCACTCAAGAAGTGCTTCACATACTGTTCAATTTTTCCAAAAGGTGGCAAAATTGTGAAGCAGGAGCTGATTGAACAATGGATGGCAGAAGGTTTTCTTCAGCCAAATCGAAGAGATGATATGGAGTCCGTGGGCGACATGTTCTTTAATATGCTTTTACAAAACTCTTTGTTGCAAGTTGCAGGGAGAGATGATATTGGAAATGTGGAGAGTTGTGCGATGCACGATCTTGTGCATGATCTGGCATCTTCTGTTTTGGGTTCTAATAATGCAGATGGCTGCAACCAAATCAGATACATCACTCTTCAAGGGTCAAAGCCTGTGTCAAAACAAGTGGCAAAATATTTGCGTACATTGTTTTTGGTAGGTGAAGAAATTCCGGGTAACATGTTCTCCAACTTGGAAAGTTTGCATGTTCTTACTCTTAAGAGTCGTGGAGTTAAAGAGTTGCCCAATTCAGTAAGGAAGTTGATACATTTGAGAAATCTTGATATTTCAAATACACAAATTGAGAATTTGCCAGACTGGATTAGTGAATTCCATCACTTGCAAACATTAAGAGCCAAGTGGTTGTGGAATAGACGGTTTCTGCTGCCAAGTACGTTAAAGTACTTGATTAACTTAAGGCATCTCTATATCGATTATCGTGTGAAGTTGCCTGCGGAGATTGGGAGATTAACTTGTCTCCAAACCCTAAGGCACTTTAGAGTGGGTGACAACAAGGGCCATCGAATTGAAGAGCTGGGAAGTTTGAAGAATCTCAAAGGAAAACTAAAGATTAGTAGTTTGGAAAAGGTGCATAGCAAAGAAGAGGCAGAGAAAGCAAAGATATTTGAGAAGCCAAACTTATTTGATTTGGGGTTTGAATGGGATTATTCCAGAGAAGGTGAAAGAAATGTTGATGAGAGTGTGTTGGAAGGCCTCCAACCTCATGCAAATGCCAATCTAAAGAAGTTAGAGATTGATGGATTCAAAGGCAAAAGATTTCCAGAATGGATTGAGAAGATGGCAGTACGGGATGGGCCTCAAGCCTCTTGGCTACCACTTGAAAACTTGATTGAGATAACACTCAGGAGGTGCTCAGAATGTGAGGAAATCCCACAGCTGGAGCACTTGCCAAATCTCaaatctctttctttgataGGATTGGAGAAGGTGAGGTTCataaattcttcattttctaaattaatgTCCCTCAAAATAGAAGAGTTGGAGGGATTGGAATGTCTGCCAGATTGGTTATTCTATAAGAATCAGAATCTATCAGAGTTGGAGATAAGGAAATGCCCCAGGTTGAGAGAATTACTAGATGGACTGGACACCCTCAATTCTCTGGAGAAGTTGGTTATACATGATTGTCCAAATCTGAAGTCAATAGGGAATCCAAGTGGCAGAGAAGGACAATCACAAGGAATCCTTCGTCAGCTCATGATTGAAAGGTGCCAAGGGTTGATGGTTTTGCCACGTCAAATGCTAGAGTCATGGGCGCCAACAATCGAGTCTCTGGAATTGAGGGGATTAAGCAGCCTAAAGAATCTGCCGATGGTAATTGACTGCCTCGCTAAAGCAGCGAGTCTCAGAGTTTCGACAATTGTTGGTGTTCCTAAATTCTTCATGTCTACTGATAGTGTCGAGAGTTGTTGGGGTTTAGGGTGTTTAGAGTGGTTAGAGATAGATGTGAGTGAGGAGTGGTCAATGGAGAGTAGTGTTGGCATTAAACAGACTGTGGATGCCTTATTGTATGGATGCTGCAACTCACTCACTTGGTTGTACTTAAGAGGGGTGGAAAATTGGGAGTGGTTACCAGAATCAATTCAACATCTCACAGCTCTTGATAGGTTAGTGTTACATAATTTAGGGGTAGAAGAATTGCCTGAATGGTTGGGGAACCTTCCATCTCTACGGTTCTTACGTCTAAATAGTTGCAACAAGTTGAGGCGTCTGCCCTCTTGCTGGGGGGATGCATTGAAGGAATTACATATCGAAGATTGTGGGGAATTACGCATTGATCATATTCCTGCAGAGTGGCACAACAACTTTCCCAATCTCACCGTCTGGGTTGACGGCCGCAAAATTAAACCTTGCAGCAA TCTTCAACAATGTTGA
- the LOC130991966 gene encoding LOW QUALITY PROTEIN: uncharacterized protein LOC130991966 (The sequence of the model RefSeq protein was modified relative to this genomic sequence to represent the inferred CDS: inserted 1 base in 1 codon; deleted 1 base in 1 codon), producing MNPTPTPTFHELKKQASFFLKEKIKTARLALTDVTPAQLFTEEATDGNPGCPDARALKLISKAAFEVDDYWRIVQILHKRLVSFDKRKWRASYNALIVLEHLLXHGPQSVAQEFQNQTDVIAEMGRFQHIDEKGFNWGLNVRRKCERILSLLEKGPLLKEEREKARNKISRGIEGFGSFCLRTSST from the exons ATGAATCCAACACCTACACCTACATTTCATGAATTGAAGAAACAAGCTTCATTTTTCCTCAAGGAGAAGATCAAAACTGCACGATTGGCCCTCACCGATGTCACACCAGCACAACT ATTTACCGAAGAAGCCACGGACGGGAATCCGGGCTGCCCGGATGCCCGGGCTCTGAAGCTCATATCCAAAGCCGCTTTCGAAGTTGACGATTATTGGAGAATTGTCCAAATTTTGCACAAAAG ATTGGTAAGTTTTGATAAGAGAAAGTGGAGGGCTTCTTACAACGCTCTGATTGTACTTGAACATTTGT ACCATGGGCCTCAGAGTGTTGCTCAAGAGTTTCAAAACCAAACAGATGTTATCGCGGAAATGGGACGATTTCAACATATTGATGAAAAGGG ATTTAATTGGGGTTTGAATGTGAGGAGGAAATGTGAGAGAATCTTGAGTTTGCTTGAGAAAGGCCCTCTTCtcaaagaggagagagagaaggctaGAAAT AAGATCTCAAGAGGGATTGAAGGATTTGGTAGCTTCTGCCTTAGAACTTCATCAACTTAA
- the LOC130991765 gene encoding putative disease resistance protein RGA1 isoform X1, with amino-acid sequence MDGGGVSSAAIEVLVQNLINVFKEERSLLRGLDGDAQQLQRTLVMIQAYLNDAEKKSITQDAVKIWLTELEAVAFDADNVVDELSYHLLHKKVNKMKTRKDKVLSCFSSLNHISLRRNMALRIKQINATFESMNKRATDLDLQSIVVNAPAAAALNASFETDSLSLDPIFIGRDDDVPKLVEMLTHTHSEERIFSIIALVGMGGMGKTTLTRKVFNHEKMKTRFGSHIWVHVSQSFDPIIIFNKILSTLTSHTGVGVESREVLLQKLQEALKAKTYLLVLDDIWNQDVPTWEGFINSLSGVTSTKGNGIIITTRNEKVASIVKPFDIHMLKGLSDEDCWSIIKAKTFDENGDQVPSGLEMIGKKIAERCQGLPLAANVVGGVLRCKSQEEWLEVEQRWLTDVDGDNISKILRLSFDNLSSPSLKKCFTYCSIFPKGGKIVKQELIEQWMAEGFLQPNRRDDMESVGDMFFNMLLQNSLLQVAGRDDIGNVESCAMHDLVHDLASSVLGSNNADGCNQIRYITLQGSKPVSKQVAKYLRTLFLVGEEIPGNMFSNLESLHVLTLKSRGVKELPNSVRKLIHLRNLDISNTQIENLPDWISEFHHLQTLRAKWLWNRRFLLPSTLKYLINLRHLYIDYRVKLPAEIGRLTCLQTLRHFRVGDNKGHRIEELGSLKNLKGKLKISSLEKVHSKEEAEKAKIFEKPNLFDLGFEWDYSREGERNVDESVLEGLQPHANANLKKLEIDGFKGKRFPEWIEKMAVRDGPQASWLPLENLIEITLRRCSECEEIPQLEHLPNLKSLSLIGLEKVRFINSSFSKLMSLKIEELEGLECLPDWLFYKNQNLSELEIRKCPRLRELLDGLDTLNSLEKLVIHDCPNLKSIGNPSGREGQSQGILRQLMIERCQGLMVLPRQMLESWAPTIESLELRGLSSLKNLPMVIDCLAKAASLRVSTIVGVPKFFMSTDSVESCWGLGCLEWLEIDVSEEWSMESSVGIKQTVDALLYGCCNSLTWLYLRGVENWEWLPESIQHLTALDRLVLHNLGVEELPEWLGNLPSLRFLRLNSCNKLRRLPSCWGDALKELHIEDCGELRIDHIPAEWHNNFPNLTVWVDGRKIKPCSKTSSLQQC; translated from the exons ATGGATGGAGGAGGTGTGTCTTCTGCAGCCATTGAAGTTCTTGTTCAAAACCTCATCAACGTGTTCAAAGAAGAGCGGTCTCTACTTCGAGGTCTCGATGGAGATGCCCAACAGCTGCAGAGGACTTTGGTGATGATTCAAGCCTACTTGAATGACGCTGAGAAGAAATCCATCACCCAAGATGCCGTCAAGATCTGGTTGACGGAGCTTGAAGCTGTGGCTTTCGATGCTGATAATGTTGTGGATGAACTCAGCTATCATCTTCTCCACAAAAAAGTCAACAAAATGAAGACACGCAAGGATAAGGTACTATCATGCTTCTCATCCTTGAATCATATCTCACTTCGGCGTAACATGGCTCTTAGAATCAAACAAATCAATGCCACTTTCGAGTCTATGAACAAGAGGGCAACAGATCTTGACCTTCAAAGCATAGTTGTGAATgcacctgctgctgctgctctgaaTGCTTCCTTTGAGACTGATTCATTGTCTCTTGATCCAATCTTTATTGGAAGAGATGATGATGTGCCTAAACTAGTTGAGATGCTCACCCACACCCACTCAGAGGAACGGATCTTCTCCATCATTGCTCTTGTTGGAATGGGAGGTATGGGGAAAACTACGTTGACTAGAAAAGTCTTCAATCATGAAAAGATGAAGACTCGATTTGGATCACATATTTGGGTTCATGTTTCTCAAAGCTTTGATCCGATCATTATTTTCAACAAAATCCTTTCAACATTGACTTCACATACTGGTGTGGGAGTTGAGAGTAGGGAAGTTCTCCTGCAAAAGCTTCAAGAAGCTTTGAAAGCTAAAACTTATCTTCTTGTTCTTGATGATATATGGAATCAAGATGTTCCGACATGGGAAGGCTTTATAAATTCTTTGTCGGGAGTAACTTCTACTAAAGGAAATGGCATCATCATCACTACCAGGAATGAGAAGGTTGCTTCAATTGTGAAGCCATTTGACATTCATATGTTAAAAGGCTTATCAGATGAAGATTGCTGGTCCATTATCAAGGCTAAAACTTTTGATGAAAATGGAGATCAAGTACCATCAGGATTGGAGATGATTGGGAAAAAGATTGCCGAAAGATGTCAAGGTCTGCCCTTAGCTGCCAATGTGGTCGGGGGAGTGCTTCGCTGTAAATCTCAAGAAGAGTGGCTCGAAGTCGAACAGAGATGGCTTACAGATGTTGATGGAGATAACATCTCTAAAATTTTGAGATTGAGCTTTGATAATTTGTCTTCACCGTCACTCAAGAAGTGCTTCACATACTGTTCAATTTTTCCAAAAGGTGGCAAAATTGTGAAGCAGGAGCTGATTGAACAATGGATGGCAGAAGGTTTTCTTCAGCCAAATCGAAGAGATGATATGGAGTCCGTGGGCGACATGTTCTTTAATATGCTTTTACAAAACTCTTTGTTGCAAGTTGCAGGGAGAGATGATATTGGAAATGTGGAGAGTTGTGCGATGCACGATCTTGTGCATGATCTGGCATCTTCTGTTTTGGGTTCTAATAATGCAGATGGCTGCAACCAAATCAGATACATCACTCTTCAAGGGTCAAAGCCTGTGTCAAAACAAGTGGCAAAATATTTGCGTACATTGTTTTTGGTAGGTGAAGAAATTCCGGGTAACATGTTCTCCAACTTGGAAAGTTTGCATGTTCTTACTCTTAAGAGTCGTGGAGTTAAAGAGTTGCCCAATTCAGTAAGGAAGTTGATACATTTGAGAAATCTTGATATTTCAAATACACAAATTGAGAATTTGCCAGACTGGATTAGTGAATTCCATCACTTGCAAACATTAAGAGCCAAGTGGTTGTGGAATAGACGGTTTCTGCTGCCAAGTACGTTAAAGTACTTGATTAACTTAAGGCATCTCTATATCGATTATCGTGTGAAGTTGCCTGCGGAGATTGGGAGATTAACTTGTCTCCAAACCCTAAGGCACTTTAGAGTGGGTGACAACAAGGGCCATCGAATTGAAGAGCTGGGAAGTTTGAAGAATCTCAAAGGAAAACTAAAGATTAGTAGTTTGGAAAAGGTGCATAGCAAAGAAGAGGCAGAGAAAGCAAAGATATTTGAGAAGCCAAACTTATTTGATTTGGGGTTTGAATGGGATTATTCCAGAGAAGGTGAAAGAAATGTTGATGAGAGTGTGTTGGAAGGCCTCCAACCTCATGCAAATGCCAATCTAAAGAAGTTAGAGATTGATGGATTCAAAGGCAAAAGATTTCCAGAATGGATTGAGAAGATGGCAGTACGGGATGGGCCTCAAGCCTCTTGGCTACCACTTGAAAACTTGATTGAGATAACACTCAGGAGGTGCTCAGAATGTGAGGAAATCCCACAGCTGGAGCACTTGCCAAATCTCaaatctctttctttgataGGATTGGAGAAGGTGAGGTTCataaattcttcattttctaaattaatgTCCCTCAAAATAGAAGAGTTGGAGGGATTGGAATGTCTGCCAGATTGGTTATTCTATAAGAATCAGAATCTATCAGAGTTGGAGATAAGGAAATGCCCCAGGTTGAGAGAATTACTAGATGGACTGGACACCCTCAATTCTCTGGAGAAGTTGGTTATACATGATTGTCCAAATCTGAAGTCAATAGGGAATCCAAGTGGCAGAGAAGGACAATCACAAGGAATCCTTCGTCAGCTCATGATTGAAAGGTGCCAAGGGTTGATGGTTTTGCCACGTCAAATGCTAGAGTCATGGGCGCCAACAATCGAGTCTCTGGAATTGAGGGGATTAAGCAGCCTAAAGAATCTGCCGATGGTAATTGACTGCCTCGCTAAAGCAGCGAGTCTCAGAGTTTCGACAATTGTTGGTGTTCCTAAATTCTTCATGTCTACTGATAGTGTCGAGAGTTGTTGGGGTTTAGGGTGTTTAGAGTGGTTAGAGATAGATGTGAGTGAGGAGTGGTCAATGGAGAGTAGTGTTGGCATTAAACAGACTGTGGATGCCTTATTGTATGGATGCTGCAACTCACTCACTTGGTTGTACTTAAGAGGGGTGGAAAATTGGGAGTGGTTACCAGAATCAATTCAACATCTCACAGCTCTTGATAGGTTAGTGTTACATAATTTAGGGGTAGAAGAATTGCCTGAATGGTTGGGGAACCTTCCATCTCTACGGTTCTTACGTCTAAATAGTTGCAACAAGTTGAGGCGTCTGCCCTCTTGCTGGGGGGATGCATTGAAGGAATTACATATCGAAGATTGTGGGGAATTACGCATTGATCATATTCCTGCAGAGTGGCACAACAACTTTCCCAATCTCACCGTCTGGGTTGACGGCCGCAAAATTAAACCTTGCAGCAA GACTTCAAGTCTTCAACAATGTTGA